One window of the Rosa rugosa chromosome 3, drRosRugo1.1, whole genome shotgun sequence genome contains the following:
- the LOC133737120 gene encoding receptor-like protein 3, with protein MAQCLSVLLILIFFPTHIHACTQTERTSLLAFALTLSSPSLNWTSGNCCRWEGITCNQDGLVTHLSLPSKGLKLNGGISPLSSLQNLTHLTYLNLSRNSLHGSLGQTGLFLSLNPLEILDLSYNFLSGELPISPLSGSIQMLDLSSNSFQGEILSSFFQQAWNLTSFNVSNNTFKGSIPTSICFTSSPLIKVLDFSFNKFNGSIYPGVGMCSKLKVFCAGNNNLSGTLPEDMYNVTTLEQISLPLNSLYGVLSDGILNLTNLAILDLHFNQFSGVLPLHFGKLSKLELLLLHFNNLKGSLPPSLMNCTRLMQLNVGVNHFEGDLSMYNFSRLSRLRKLDLLKNQFTGTFPTSLYSCKSLKAIRLSANDIEGQIQPEILSLKSLSYLSLSFNRLTNITGAIKILMHCNSLIFLSLASSFEEEEVPADLGMTDFDGFQNLRLLDLSNNEVTGQIPIWLSKLKKLEVLNLNSNKFTGPIPSQLGTLPRFFYVNLAFNLISGEFPKELCSLPMVVSQNNNLSTDDLELPIYTTNDGGKTAGQYNSLLYYPPSILLASNSITGNIPIEIGQLQLLHQLSLKNNFFFGKIPDQTSNLKHLAELDLSLNHFSGNIPASLTSLNFLAKFNVSYNNLEGQIPTGTQLQGFGASAFEGNPNLCGSPLPNNCQPLPNDGIDGDDNNSIDVNSEHEVPWFLVSAVPGFVVGFWAVCGSLIFIKTWRYAYFRFLDNAYDSLYVMIAVGIKRMKRRFNGS; from the coding sequence ATGGCTCAATGCTTAAGCGTCCTTCTCATTCTAATCTTCTTCCCTACACATATTCATGCATGCACCCAAACAGAACGCACTTCTCTCTTGGCCTTTGCCctcactctctcttctccttccttgAATTGGACTTCCGGTAATTGTTGTCGTTGGGAAGGCATCACTTGCAACCAAGATGGTTTGGTCACCCATTTGAGCTTACCTTCCAAAGGCCTCAAACTCAATGGAGGTATCTCTCCCttatcatctctgcaaaatctCACACATCTCACTTACCTCAATCTCTCTCGCAATTCACTTCACGGTTCACTAGGTCAAACTGGATTGTTCTTGTCATTGAATCCTCTTGAGATTCTTGATTTGAGCTATAACTTTCTATCTGGAGAACTACCAATTTCTCCACTATCTGGGAGTATCCAGATGCTGGATCTGTCCAGCAATTCTTTCCAAGGTGAGATTCTATCTTCATTCTTCCAACAAGCTTGGAATTTGACTAGTTTCAATGTCAGCAACAATACCTTCAAAGGATCTATACCAACTTCCATTTGTTTCACTTCTTCTCCATTGATCAAAGTGTTggatttttctttcaataaattCAACGGAAGTATATATCCCGGAGTAGGGATGTGTTCCAAGCTCAAGGTGTTTTGTGCTGGGAATAATAACCTCTCAGGAACACTTCCAGAAGACATGTATAATGTTACCACTCTTGAACAAATTTCATTACCTCTCAATTCACTTTACGGAGTCCTTAGTGATGGCATTCTCAACCTCACAAACCTTGCAATACTTGACCTCCATTTCAATCAATTCAGCGGTGTTCTTCCTCTCCATTTTGGGAAGCTTTCCAAGTTGGAACTGTTGCTCCTTCATTTCAACAATCTAAAAGGTTCTCTGCCCCCATCTTTAATGAATTGCACAAGACTTATGCAACTAAATGTAGGAGTCAATCACTTTGAAGGGGATTTGTCCATGTATAATTTCTCCAGACTTAGTAGGCTTCGTAAACTGGACCTGTTGAAGAATCAGTTCACAGGTACGTTCCCCACAAGCCTATACTCATGCAAGTCTCTCAAAGCAATTCGACTTAGTGCAAATGATATTGAGGGACAAATACAACCTGAAATTCTATCATTGAAATCCTTGTCCTATCTCTCACTTTCTTTCAATAGATTGACCAATATCACAGGGGCAATCAAGATACTCATGCATTGCAACAGTCTCATATTCCTATCCTTAGCATCTAGTTTTGAAGAGGAGGAAGTTCCAGCTGATCTTGGCATGactgattttgatggattccaAAATCTTCGATTGTTGGATTTGAGTAACAACGAGGTCACCGGTCAAATACCTATATGGTTATCTAAGCTCAAGAAGTTAGAGGTCTTAAAtctaaattcaaataaattCACAGGGCCAATTCCAAGTCAGCTTGGGACTCTTCCTAGGTTCTTTTACGTAAACTTGGCATTCAACCTCATTTCTGGTGAATTTCCAAAGGAACTTTGTAGCCTGCCAATGGTGGTATCTCAAAACAACAACTTGTCCACTGATGATCTTGAATTGCCTATCTACACCACGAATGATGGCGGCAAGACAGCTGGACAATACAATTCTTTGTTGTACTATCCACCGTCAATACTCCTAGCCAGCAATAGCATAACTGGAAATATACCGATTGAAATTGGCCAATTGCAGCTTCTCCATCAGTTGTCCCTTAAAAACAATTTCTTCTTCGGCAAGATTCCAGACCAAACATCCAACCTCAAACACTTGGCAGAATTGGATCTCTCCTTAAATCATTTCTCTGGAAATATACCAGCATCATTAACAAGCCTTAATTTCTTGGCAAAATTTAATGTCTCATACAATAATCTAGAAGGCCAAATACCAACAGGCACTCAGTTACAAGGCTTCGGTGCATCTGCATTTGAGGGGAATCCCAACCTTTGTGGTTCTCCACTTCCAAATAATTGTCAACCACTTCCAAATGATGGCATTGATGGAGATGATAACAACAGTATAGATGTCAACAGTGAGCATGAAGTTCCATGGTTTTTAGTTTCTGCTGTGCCTGGGTTTGTTGTAGGATTTTGGGCAGTATGTGGTTCTTTGATATTTATCAAGACGTGGAGATATGCTTATTTCCGATTCCTCGATAATGCATACGATAGCCTCTATGTGATGATAGCTGTGGGGATCAAAAGGATGAAGAGAAGGTTTAACGGAAGCTAG